The following is a genomic window from Candidatus Vondammii sp. HM_W22.
GGAAAACTACGAAGCGCCTCCAGCATGGCAGGCATCGGTAAATTCAACAGTTGCCCCACCGCCAGTGCCGCCAACGCATTGGTGACGTTATGGCGGCCAGCCATTTTCAATTCAGATAACGACAGCAGCTTTCTCTTACCCAGGCAAAGTGACCGGTCTCCAGAACTACCGCACAATCCGAACACGCCCTCTTCCGGCTGATTCAAAGTAAAAAAGAGATCCTCTCCCACCTCTTCCCGCATCGACATCACCTGAGGATCATCAAGATTGAAAACCCTTGCAGCTGCATTATGATAAATTGTGGATTTGATTTCCGCATACGCTGACACATTAGTGTAGCGATCCATATGGTCTGGGGAGACATTCAGTACAATGGCCACTGCGGGTGATAGTGAGTCTGTGGTCTCCAGCTGAAAGCTTGACAGCTCCAGGATATAGAGATCGGAAGCTTGGTTTAGCAGGTCCAATGCCGGTTCACCAAGATTGCCGCCGATTGCAATATCCCGGCCGGCAATCCGTGCCATTGTTCCCAGCAGAGTGGTAACGGTGCTCTTACCGTTGGATCCGGTAATAGCAACCACCGGTGCTGTCACCTCCCGGGCAAACAGTTCAATATCGCCAATCACCGGGATACCACGGGCGATCGCATCCTGAATCAGCGGTTCACTCACGGCTACTCCCGGACTCACCACCAAACGGCCTGCCGCCTCAAACACCGCTTTATCAAACCGTCCCAGAAAGAGTGCAGTGTCCGGCAGCTCAAGGCGCAGTTGATCCAACCCGGGAGGCAATTCGCGACTGTCGGTTACTGCCGCCGGTACATTTCTGGCGGCCAGATAACGGGCGCAGGAGAGACCGGTCTTTCCCAGACCGATAATCAGGGTTTTACCCTCACCTGCCTCTCTCATTGGCATACCTAGATCCATCTTTTTCGCGATATCGTCCATATCACCTGATCTTTAGACTGGCCAAGCCAATCAGCACCAAAATCACGGTAATAATCCAGAAGCGCACAATGACCCGGGGCTCGGGCCAGCCTTTAAGTTCAAAATGATGATGCAAAGGCGCCATACGGAAAATGCGCCGCCCGGTGAGCTTGAAGGAGGCCACCTGGAGAATCACTGAGACAGTCTCCATGACGAAAACACCGCCCATGACCATCAGCACCAGCTCCTGTCGCACCACGACGGCCACCACACCCAGTGCAGCACCCAGCGCAAGGGCACCCACATCCCCCATGAAAACCTGAGCCGGATAGGCGTTGAACCATAGAAAACCAAGTCCGGCACCGACCAGGGTGCCACAGAAAACTGCCACCTCGCCCACCTCCGGCAGGAAGGGAATCAGCAGATAGTTGGCAATTTGAGCGTGGCCGGATACATAGGCGAAGATCCCCAGGGCCCCTGCCACCAGTACTGTCGGCATAATAGCCAAGCCATCCAGCCCATCGGTAAGATTCACCGCATTGCTGGTGCCCACAATGACAAGATAAGTAAGCAATATGAACCAGGGGCCCATATCGATCACCACATGTTTGAAAAAAGGGATAATCAGCTCAGTCTCAGCCGGCGTCTGGGCTGTGGCATAGAGGATATAAGCAGCTCCCATACCCGCTACGGACTGCCAAAAGTATTTGTATCTGGTAATCAGACCTCTGGAATCTTTCAGTACCAGTTTTTTATAGTCATCGATAAAACCGATAATGCCGAACATCAGAGTAACGATCACTACCACCCAGACATAGCGCACAGTTAAATCGGACCAGAGCAGAGTACTGACCGAGATTGCCACCAGCAGGAGAGCTCCACCCATGGTTGGCGTTCCCGCTTTTGAAAGATGAGTTTTTGGACCATCATCCCGCACAGTCTGACCAATCTGATGATGGGTGAGCCGGCGGATCATCACAGGACCGACAACAAATGAGATCAGCAAGGCGGTCAAAATACCCAGAATGGTACGCAGTGTGAGGTACTGAAACAGACCAAAGCCACTGTTGAACTGAGAGAGATATTCCGCCAGGTAAACCAGCATATCAGTGAGTCTCCCCGGTGATTAATCGATTAATAACCAACTCCATAGCTGCACTCCGCGACCCTTTTACCAGTACCTTGTCACCCTGTTGCAGGGTTTTCAGTAAACTATCAACCAGTGCCTCACGGCTCTCAAAGGAGACGCCACCTGCACCAAATGCATTTGCTGCAGCACCTGCCGCACCAACGGCATAGAGATGATCAATCCCGGATTCAAGTGCCAGCAGCCCCAGTTCCTGATAAAACGCAGCTTCACCGCTCCCCATCTCCGCCATCTCACCCAGTATCAGAAAACGACGGTCGGGAGCGCTGGACAACACCGCAATCGCCGCACCGACAGAGTCCGGGTTTGCGTTATAACTGTCATCAATCAAACCCACGCCATTAACACCGGCAAGTGGCTGCAGCCTTCCCTTGATTGGTTTCAGTGAGGCCAGCCCCTGAATGATTTCGTCACCCTCTGCCCCCACTGCCTGAGCTGCGCCAATGGCCGCCAATGCATTCATACGGTTATGCTGCCCCGCCAATGCCAGTTCGATCTCTAACTCTCCTGCCGGGGTGGTAACCGGAAATCGTGCGATAAACCCATGGTCATTCCAATCAATCTGATAAGCCTCTTTTCTACTGCTGATATCTGCAGCATGCTCAACACCAAAACTACAGATCTGACGATCACCGGCAAGTTCCAACCACAGCCCAGCCCATTTATCATCGGCGTTGAATACAAAGCAGCCATCAGCAGACAGCCCGGCAATAATTTTACCTTTCGCCCGGGCCACGCCCTCAAGGGTGCCAAAACCTTCCAGGTGGGCACGTCCGGCGTTAGTCAGCACCGCCACATCCGGCTGTGCAATACTGCTCAGGCAGGCAATCTCCCCCGGGTTATTTGCACCCATCTCGACTACGGCATAGGCCTGCTCCTGAAGCCGAAGCAGTGTCAATGGCATACCGATGTGGTTGTTCAGATTTCCTTGTGTGGCAAGTACCTCACCGCGCCGACTGAGGATAGCGGCGATCATCTCTTTTACCGTGGTCTTGCCATTGCTGCCGGTCACTGCCACCACAGGCGCTGAACAGGCCTGCCGCCACAACGAAGAGAGAACACCCAACCCCTTCAGCGTATCATCCACCTGCAACAGCGGCAGCTCCGTTACAACATCGCGATCCACCATGGCACCCGCTGCCCCGCGTTCATGGGCAAGCTGAAGATAATCATGTCCATCAAAATGCGGCCCGGCCAGGGCAACGAATAATTCACCTTCTGCCAAGGTTCGGGTATCGGTACTGACGGCTGAAAAAAGCGCATCGGCCCCGATATGTTGGGCATTCATCCCAGCAGCGGCCGTTGACAGGCTGAATTGAATCATCGGCTAACCCCCGACAGGGCGTCAGCCACCTGCTCACAATCACTGAACGGCATTTTCAGCTCACCGACAATCTGCACCGTCTCATGCCCTTTACCTGCGACCAGAATCAGATCCTCTTTTGCAGCTTCGGCCACGGCAGTATGAATCGCTTCACTCCTGTCACGTATCACCCGGACCTTTTCAGGCCGGGCCATACCACCCAATATCTCTTGAACGATCCCATCACCATCCTCAGTGCGGGGGTTGTCATCTGTCACAATGACCTGATCTGCAATCCTTTCTGCAATCGCACCCATTTGCGGACGCTTACCCCGGTCACGATCCCCGCCACAGCCAACCAGACAGATCAGGCAACCCTCCGCATGCTCCCGAAGTGCCGCCAGGGCATGCTCCAGCGCATCCGGGGTATGGGCATAATCGACCACCACAAGCGGCTGTCCTTCCCCGCCAAAACGTTCCATTCGTCCGGGTACGGTCTGCAGACGGGAGAGTCTCAACAACGCCTCGTTCAGGGGAATATTCCGATACAGCAGAACCGCCAGCGCTGCCAATAAATTGCTTGCATTGAAACGCCCCAGCAGCGGTGTAACCAGCTCGCCGGATCCCCAGCTACTATCAATGGCAATACACATACCATTGGCGCTGGAGATCATCTTTTTAGCCCAAACCCAATGGTCCAGCCCCTGTTTCTGGGCATTGCCGGCATCCAGCCCATAACCGATTAAAACGGGCTCTACCGGCATCTCCGAAAACAGTTTCCGGCCAAAAGCATCATCCAGATTGATCACGGCACAACCAAGATCCGGCATTAAGAACAACTCTCTCTTGGCTGCGCCATACTCTTCGAGCGTGCCGTGGTAGTCGAGATGGTCCCGGCTCAAGTTGGTAAACACGGCCGCATCAAACCGAATATCTGCAGCGCGACCCTGATCCAGCGCGTGAGAGGAGACCTCCATAGCAACGGCTGATGCTCCCTTGACACGGAAGTCGCTCAACAGCGCCTGCAATGCAACCGGATCAGGCGTGGTATGGGTGGCACTATCGAGGGCGCCGGGGAAACCATTACCCAGGGTTCCGATCACACCACAAGTTGCTTCAACTGACAGCGCACGGGCTAAAAACTGTGCACAACTGGTTTTACCGTTGGTACCGGTAATTCCGGTAACACTCATCGACCGGCTGGGGTGGTGATAAAAACGTCCCGCTATAGCACTGACCTGACCGCTCAACCCCTCCATCACCAGTAGGGGTACTGATATCGAACCGGCTAAAGCGGCTATCCTGGAACCCGGCCACTGCTCATCTGGTTCACAGACAATGGCGGCAGCGCCATTTTTCATGGCCTGCTCGAAAAATTCCATACCGTGTCGTACAGTTCCGGCACAGGCCAGGAAAAGAGTGCCTTCAACCACACTCCGGCTATCGAGGGTCAATGCGGAAATGGCGCAATCATCCTGTTCGGATAGAGTCACCCTGCCGGACAATAGGACCGAAAGCTTGATACTGTTATTTGCAGAAATGGCACTCATTGCAATGCCCCACGGGCTCCCGCGAGCCGCATACCATTTCCAGCGACATCATCAGGCGCCACATTAAGCAAGCGCAAAGCCCCCGCCATCACCTTTGAAAAGACCGGGGCTGCCACTTGCCCGCCGTAGTATTTTCCGGCACTTGGCTGATCGATCATCACAACCATTACCAGCCGGGGATCGCTGGCCGGCACCATACCTGCAAACACAGAGAGATAACGGTCATCTGAGTAACCACCGGGTATGCTTTTCTTTACCGTGCCTGTCTTCCCGGCAACCCGGTATCCGGCCACCGCAGCTGCCGGCGCAGTGCCCTCGGGAGAGACCACCGCCTCCATCATTTTTCTCACGGCCTTTGCCGTGCTGGCACTCATCACTCTCTCGCTCTCCGCCGGTTTATCCAGCTTGATAAGAGAAAGCGGGTGACGGAGACCATCGTCGGCAATCACTGCGTAGGCCCTGGCCAACTGCAAAGGCGTTACCGACAAACCATAACCAAATGCAAGAGTCGCCTGATCAATTTTTGCCCAATGCTGATAAGGGGGTAACAGCCCAGCCACCTCGCCTGGAAAACCCGTGTCGGTGGGATGACCAAAACCCATTTTTGATAAAAAGCCCCAGAACTCATCCTTTGAGAGGCTCAGGGCGATCTTGCTCGCCCCCACATTACTGGATTTACTGATCACTTTGGCAACATCAATCAACCCGTAGTTCCGAGGATCTTTTACCCGATAACGACCCACCTTGAGGAACCCGGGCGCGGTGTCAATCCGAGTTCCAGACAGGTACTTTCCTGAATCAAGAGCCGCGGAAATGGTAAAAGGCTTCATCGTGGAGCCAGGCTCAAACACATCGGTCACTGCACGATTGCGGAAACGTCCAGCCTTGCCACGCTTGGAGCCATTGGGGTTATAGGAGGGCTGGTTCACCATCGCCAGCACTTCACCACTCTGGACATCCAGAATAATTACCGACCCCGACTTGGCCCTGTGGTGCTTTACCGCCCCCTTCAACTCCCGATAGGCAAGAAACTGCAGCCGTCGGTCCAGACTCAGAACCAGATCTTTACCCGCCTTTGGTTCGAGAATACGCTCAACATCCTTTACCACCCTGGACCGCCCATCAAGGATTACCCGTTTCTGGCCGGCACGACCCTGCAGCCAAGCATCGAATGCAAATTCTAGCCCTTCCTGTCCCTGATCATCGATACCGGTGAAGCCCACCACGTGGGCAAACACTTCACTACCGGGATAGAAACGGCGGTGCTCCCTCTGAAGCCCGACACCGGCAATTCCTTTCTCAGCAACCAGCTTCCTCACTTTCTCAGCCAGATCCGGATTTACCCGGCGCTTCAGATAGACGAATGAACGACCGCTGCGCTGAGCCAGTTTTCTGCGCAACCCATCCAGATCACGCCCCAAAAGCTTCGCCAGGGGAGCCAAGATACGCCGGTCCGGTAATAGCACCCTGGGGTTCACCCAAATTGAATCCACCGGAGTACTGATCGCCAGCGGCTCACCGTGCCGATCAGTAATCATGCCTCGGTTGGCGGCAATATCCATTACCCGAAGATGGCGCCGCTGACCCTCATTCTGCAAAAAAACGGTTTTGAAGATCTGCTGATCAACGGCGCGCCCGATAAGCAGCATCGCAGAGAAGCCCAGCAGACCGAGCAGAGTCCAGCGCCGGACTCTATAGCTCGGGAGCCTTGCCTGTTCGCTTTTGCGCGCCTGGACCAACCG
Proteins encoded in this region:
- a CDS encoding UDP-N-acetylmuramoyl-tripeptide--D-alanyl-D-alanine ligase, with product MIQFSLSTAAAGMNAQHIGADALFSAVSTDTRTLAEGELFVALAGPHFDGHDYLQLAHERGAAGAMVDRDVVTELPLLQVDDTLKGLGVLSSLWRQACSAPVVAVTGSNGKTTVKEMIAAILSRRGEVLATQGNLNNHIGMPLTLLRLQEQAYAVVEMGANNPGEIACLSSIAQPDVAVLTNAGRAHLEGFGTLEGVARAKGKIIAGLSADGCFVFNADDKWAGLWLELAGDRQICSFGVEHAADISSRKEAYQIDWNDHGFIARFPVTTPAGELEIELALAGQHNRMNALAAIGAAQAVGAEGDEIIQGLASLKPIKGRLQPLAGVNGVGLIDDSYNANPDSVGAAIAVLSSAPDRRFLILGEMAEMGSGEAAFYQELGLLALESGIDHLYAVGAAGAAANAFGAGGVSFESREALVDSLLKTLQQGDKVLVKGSRSAAMELVINRLITGETH
- the mraY gene encoding phospho-N-acetylmuramoyl-pentapeptide-transferase, yielding MLVYLAEYLSQFNSGFGLFQYLTLRTILGILTALLISFVVGPVMIRRLTHHQIGQTVRDDGPKTHLSKAGTPTMGGALLLVAISVSTLLWSDLTVRYVWVVVIVTLMFGIIGFIDDYKKLVLKDSRGLITRYKYFWQSVAGMGAAYILYATAQTPAETELIIPFFKHVVIDMGPWFILLTYLVIVGTSNAVNLTDGLDGLAIMPTVLVAGALGIFAYVSGHAQIANYLLIPFLPEVGEVAVFCGTLVGAGLGFLWFNAYPAQVFMGDVGALALGAALGVVAVVVRQELVLMVMGGVFVMETVSVILQVASFKLTGRRIFRMAPLHHHFELKGWPEPRVIVRFWIITVILVLIGLASLKIR
- a CDS encoding peptidoglycan D,D-transpeptidase FtsI family protein, whose amino-acid sequence is MAGTKQKKRLVQARKSEQARLPSYRVRRWTLLGLLGFSAMLLIGRAVDQQIFKTVFLQNEGQRRHLRVMDIAANRGMITDRHGEPLAISTPVDSIWVNPRVLLPDRRILAPLAKLLGRDLDGLRRKLAQRSGRSFVYLKRRVNPDLAEKVRKLVAEKGIAGVGLQREHRRFYPGSEVFAHVVGFTGIDDQGQEGLEFAFDAWLQGRAGQKRVILDGRSRVVKDVERILEPKAGKDLVLSLDRRLQFLAYRELKGAVKHHRAKSGSVIILDVQSGEVLAMVNQPSYNPNGSKRGKAGRFRNRAVTDVFEPGSTMKPFTISAALDSGKYLSGTRIDTAPGFLKVGRYRVKDPRNYGLIDVAKVISKSSNVGASKIALSLSKDEFWGFLSKMGFGHPTDTGFPGEVAGLLPPYQHWAKIDQATLAFGYGLSVTPLQLARAYAVIADDGLRHPLSLIKLDKPAESERVMSASTAKAVRKMMEAVVSPEGTAPAAAVAGYRVAGKTGTVKKSIPGGYSDDRYLSVFAGMVPASDPRLVMVVMIDQPSAGKYYGGQVAAPVFSKVMAGALRLLNVAPDDVAGNGMRLAGARGALQ
- the murD gene encoding UDP-N-acetylmuramoyl-L-alanine--D-glutamate ligase; the protein is MDDIAKKMDLGMPMREAGEGKTLIIGLGKTGLSCARYLAARNVPAAVTDSRELPPGLDQLRLELPDTALFLGRFDKAVFEAAGRLVVSPGVAVSEPLIQDAIARGIPVIGDIELFAREVTAPVVAITGSNGKSTVTTLLGTMARIAGRDIAIGGNLGEPALDLLNQASDLYILELSSFQLETTDSLSPAVAIVLNVSPDHMDRYTNVSAYAEIKSTIYHNAAARVFNLDDPQVMSMREEVGEDLFFTLNQPEEGVFGLCGSSGDRSLCLGKRKLLSLSELKMAGRHNVTNALAALAVGQLLNLPMPAMLEALRSFPGLTHRTQFVAEYAGVRWYNDSKGTNVGACIAALEGLRSDAGDDRTVLIAGGDGKGADFSPLAEVVVKNARAVILIGQDANRIEEALGDRVPLLHAADMEQAVTLAAEQAREGDRVLLSPACASFDMFTGYQQRGELFLEAVRRIIR
- a CDS encoding UDP-N-acetylmuramoyl-L-alanyl-D-glutamate--2,6-diaminopimelate ligase yields the protein MSAISANNSIKLSVLLSGRVTLSEQDDCAISALTLDSRSVVEGTLFLACAGTVRHGMEFFEQAMKNGAAAIVCEPDEQWPGSRIAALAGSISVPLLVMEGLSGQVSAIAGRFYHHPSRSMSVTGITGTNGKTSCAQFLARALSVEATCGVIGTLGNGFPGALDSATHTTPDPVALQALLSDFRVKGASAVAMEVSSHALDQGRAADIRFDAAVFTNLSRDHLDYHGTLEEYGAAKRELFLMPDLGCAVINLDDAFGRKLFSEMPVEPVLIGYGLDAGNAQKQGLDHWVWAKKMISSANGMCIAIDSSWGSGELVTPLLGRFNASNLLAALAVLLYRNIPLNEALLRLSRLQTVPGRMERFGGEGQPLVVVDYAHTPDALEHALAALREHAEGCLICLVGCGGDRDRGKRPQMGAIAERIADQVIVTDDNPRTEDGDGIVQEILGGMARPEKVRVIRDRSEAIHTAVAEAAKEDLILVAGKGHETVQIVGELKMPFSDCEQVADALSGVSR